The following coding sequences are from one Leptospiraceae bacterium window:
- a CDS encoding ATP-binding protein gives MRETKFQFTNQLSELANVRSIVDKFIGTEIDTKLKNRIILALDEAVSNIIEHGFPDSKESEIALNVLVDKEKIQIILEDEGIAFNPLESKPVDMEEHLEIGEDGGVGIHIVQKIMQVEYERIHSKNRLTLSKNLAEEI, from the coding sequence TTGAGAGAAACAAAGTTTCAATTTACAAATCAACTCTCCGAATTAGCAAATGTTCGAAGCATTGTAGATAAGTTCATTGGAACAGAAATTGATACAAAGTTAAAAAATAGAATTATCCTCGCATTAGATGAAGCGGTTTCCAATATCATAGAGCATGGATTTCCTGATTCGAAAGAGTCAGAGATTGCGCTTAACGTTTTGGTAGATAAAGAAAAAATTCAAATCATTCTAGAAGATGAGGGGATTGCGTTTAATCCGCTCGAATCAAAGCCTGTTGATATGGAAGAGCATTTAGAAATCGGCGAAGATGGCGGCGTTGGAATTCATATTGTGCAAAAGATTATGCAAGTAGAATATGAAAGAATTCATTCTAAAAATCGTTTAACTCTATCTAAAAATTTAGCCGAGGAGATTTAA
- a CDS encoding anti-sigma factor antagonist (This anti-anti-sigma factor, or anti-sigma factor antagonist, belongs to a family that includes characterized members SpoIIAA, RsbV, RsfA, and RsfB.), with protein sequence MEIKESEIKNIWILTLNGVMDAHTSPNIKAKLEAGIASGKTKIIVEMKDVTYLSSAGAGALLAGLTACRKKTGELRLCSFQPAVKDAFEVMGFSKAFKVFADLEVALEGF encoded by the coding sequence ATGGAAATCAAAGAATCAGAAATTAAAAATATTTGGATACTCACATTAAACGGTGTAATGGATGCACATACTTCGCCTAACATCAAGGCAAAATTGGAAGCTGGCATTGCTTCTGGAAAAACAAAGATCATTGTAGAAATGAAAGATGTTACTTACCTTTCCTCGGCAGGAGCAGGGGCACTTCTTGCAGGACTTACCGCCTGTCGTAAAAAAACGGGTGAGCTTAGACTCTGTTCTTTTCAACCAGCCGTGAAAGATGCTTTTGAAGTAATGGGTTTTTCTAAAGCATTTAAAGTATTCGCTGATTTAGAAGTAGCACTGGAAGGATTTTGA